A stretch of the Lolium perenne isolate Kyuss_39 chromosome 3, Kyuss_2.0, whole genome shotgun sequence genome encodes the following:
- the LOC139837912 gene encoding protein FAR1-RELATED SEQUENCE 5-like produces the protein MASQRKISEVQAFEIEAAEDSGIMPKAAHELACRRVGGPFNLGYTCRDQKNHLRSKRQRELAFGQAGSMLKYFHDKILENPSFQYELQYDCEEHISNIFWVDAKMVLDYAHFGDVVTFDTTFGTNKEYRPFGVFLGLNQFRETTIFGAALLFDETCDSFVWLFETFLATHNGRQPRTIYTDQDAAMGKAIGKIFTESYHGLCTFHIMQNAVKHLSPLKGEEKNERKEKDEGKEEEEEEEEQEESHILTDFSECMYGYEDKAEFQEAFDNMRHKVHKQTWLDSIYKLKEKWAKCYMREVFNLGVRSTQLSESFNNSLKNHLKSDFHIVRFLMHFERTVELWNVQ, from the exons ATGGCATCGCAAAGGAAGATTTCTGAAGTACAAGCTTTTGAAATAGAAGCCGCCGAGGATTCTGGAATCATGCCCAAAGCTGCACATGAGTTAGCTTGCCGTCGAGTTGGTGGACCATTTAACCTCGGCTACACTTGTCGTGACCAAAAGAACCATTTGCGAAGCAAACGGCAGCGAGAGTTGGCTTTTGGACAGGCAGGTAGTATGTTGAAGTATTTCCATGACAAGATCCTCGAGAACCCATCTTTCCAATATGAGTTGCAGTATGATTGTGAGGAGCATATATCCAACATATTCTGGGTTGATGCTAAAATGGTTCTGGACTATGCACACTTTGGTGATGTTGTCACATTTGATACTACTTTTGGCACAAACAAAGAATATAGGCCCTTTGGTGTTTTTCTTGGGCTTAATCAGTTTAGAGAAACCACCATTTTTGGTGCTGCACTGCTATTTGATGAAACATGTGACTCATTTGTATGGCTGTTTGAGACATTTCTAGCTACACATAATGGGAGGCAGCCTAGAACTATTTATACAGATCAAGATGCCGCAATGGGAAAAGCTATAGGGAAAATCTTCACGGAGTCATATCATGGTTTGTGCACCTTCCATATAATGCAAAATGCTGTTAAACATTTATCTCCATTAAAGGGTGAAGAAAAAAATGAAAGGAAAGAGAAAGATGAAgggaaagaggaagaggaagaggaagaagaacaggaaGAGTCTCATATTCTCACAGATTTTAGTGAATGCATGTATGGCTATGAGGATAAAGCAGAATTTCAAGAAGCATTTGATAATATGAGACATAAAGTGCACAAGCAAACTTGGTTAGATAGTATCTACAAGTTGAAAGAAAAGTGGGCTAAATGTTATATGAGAGAAGTGTTCAATTTGGGAGTTCGAAGTACACAACTTAGTGAGAGCTTCAACAATTCATTGAAAAACCATTTGAAATCAGATTTTCATATTGTTCGGTTCTTGATGCATTTTGAGAGGACAGTGGAG TTGTGGAATGTTCAATAG